A window from Erythrolamprus reginae isolate rEryReg1 chromosome 9, rEryReg1.hap1, whole genome shotgun sequence encodes these proteins:
- the SDR42E1 gene encoding short-chain dehydrogenase/reductase family 42E member 1, which yields MERENPSKDTVLITGGSGYFGFRLGSALAKSNVGVVLFDISKPTQEMPKGVTFVQGDIRAIQKVEDALQGVSCVFHIASYGMSGREQLNPKRIEEVNVKGTDNVIESCRKVGISKLIYTSTYNVIFGGQVIENGDESWPYLPLSLYPDHYSKTKALAEMKVLEANGTALRDGQGILRTCVLRPAGIYGPGEQRHLPRIVNYIEQGWFRCVYGDPSSLVDFVHVDNLVQAHILAGEALGATKNHTAAGQAYFISDGRPINNFEFFRPLVEGLGYTYPSLRLPLSLVYFFAFVTELVHVAVGRLYNFQPLLTRTEVYKTGVTHFFNLAKARRELDYEPQHYDLCEVVEWFRSHGHGQKKHSEKHFVRNAALVSLAAVMVLLWLPTFSWSFF from the exons ATGGAAAGAGAGAATCCCAGCAAGGACACTGTCCTAATTACGGGTGGAAGTGGATATTTTGGTTTTCG GTTGGGTTCAGCCTTAGCCAAGAGCAATGTGGGCGTGGTCCTGTTTGATATTTCCAAGCCTACCCAAGAGATGCCCAAAGGTGTGACATTTGTGCAGGGTGACATCCGTGCGATCCAGAAAGTGGAAGACGCTCTCCAGGGTGTGTCCTGTGTCTTCCACATTGCTTCCTATGGAATGTCTGGCCGGGAGCAGCTCAACCCAAAACGTATCGAAGAGGTGAACGTCAAAGGAACCGACAACGTCATTGAATCTTGCAGGAAAGTTGGAATCTCCAAACTTATATACACCAGCACCTACAATGTAATCTTTGGAGGTCAGGTCATAGAAAATGGAGATGAATCTTGGCCTTATTTACCCCTATCTCTTTACCCTGACCATTACTCAAAGACCAAAGCTTTGGCTGAAATGAAAGTTCTGGAGGCCAATGGGACAGCCCTAAGGGACGGTCAGGGAATTTTGAGGACCTGTGTCCTAAGACCTGCTGGCATTTATGGACCAGGAGAACAGAGGCACCTTCCAAGGATTGTCAATTACATTGAGCAGGGATGGTTCCGGTGTGTGTACGGGGATCCCAGCAGCCTGGTGGACTTTGTACATGTAGACAACCTGGTGCAAGCTCATATTTTAGCAGGAGAGGCTCTGGGTGCCACCAAAAACCATACGGCTGCTGGCCAAGCCTACTTCATATCTGACGGGAGGCCAATCAATAATTTTGAATTCTTCCGGCCTTTGGTAGAAGGTTTAGGATACACCTACCCGTCTCTCCGCCTCCCGCTGTCACTTGTTTACTTCTTTGCCTTTGTTACAGAACTGGTCCACGTTGCAGTGGGACGCCTCTATAACTTTCAGCCCCTCCTTACTCGCACCGAAGTTTACAAAACTGGTGTGACCCATTTTTTCAACTTAGCCAAAGCTAGAAGGGAGCTGGACTACGAACCTCAGCATTACGACCTGTGTGAAGTGGTGGAGTGGTTCCGAAGCCATGGACATGGCCAAAAGAAACACTCAGAAAAACACTTTGTCAGAAATGCAGCCCTGGTCTCTCTTGCGGCAGTGATGGTCCTTTTGTGGTTGCCAACATTTTCTTGGAGTTTCTTTTGA